One part of the Anopheles merus strain MAF chromosome 3L, AmerM5.1, whole genome shotgun sequence genome encodes these proteins:
- the LOC121600310 gene encoding arylsulfatase B-like isoform X1 encodes MMKRAGPYLVTLWLLWLGGGASTAHQERPNIVIIVADDLGWNDVSFHGSNQIPTPNIDALAYDGIILNRHYVPPLCTPSRASLMTGKHPMNIGMQDHVIISDEPWGLGLDQKLMPQYFREAGYRTHLVGKWHLGFFRRAYTPTYRGFDSHFGYLGPYIDYWDHSLQMNETSARGLDMRRNTAVNYDANGTYATDLFNDEAVRLIDSHNRSKPLLLVLTHLAPHTGNEDDPLQAPADEIAKFDYIQDPKRRTLAAMVSRIDTGVGRIYRSLERRRMLNNTIILFYADNGAPTLGIHANSGSNYPLRGQKYSPWEGAVRGAALIWSPLLPRKRVVSEQWIHVSDWLPTLGHAAGIQSIPAGGPIDGQNQWLTLQSASVDGRTVVMHNVDRRYGYRSYMKQGWKYINGTTARGIYDGWLGQLSDQEDQIPEEDYFAQLLNDSFIGGSMLLSEEQVREVRQNATLRCAEDVQAIPCEPLVKPCLFNVVEDPCERVNLADEYPELLKDLQSDVERFKRDALPPRNQPSDSRSDPALHNNTWTWWQDEMDEQQHMAPYILYLAAAIEILLILIVLWCGHRYCTRSRTKTEPKDAKLANK; translated from the exons ATGATGAAACGCGCCGGGCCGTACCTAGTGACCCTGTGGCTGCTGTGGTTAGGAGGTGGCGCGAGTACTGCCCACCAAGAGCGACCCAACATTGTAATCATTGTTGCTGATGATTTG GGTTGGAATGATGTCAGCTTCCACGGGTCGAACCAAATCCCGACGCCCAACATCGATGCGCTCGCGTACGACGGTATCATACTGAACCGCCACTACGTGCCGCCGCTCTGCACCCCATCGCGGGCCTCCCTAATGACCGGCAAGCATCCGATGAACATCGGCATGCAGGATCACGTTATCATCTCGGACGAACCGTGGGGTCTGGGGCTGGACCAGAAGCTGATGCCCCAGTACTTCCGCGAGGCCGGTTACCGCACGCATCTGGTCGGCAAGTGGCATCTTGGGTTTTTCCGGCGCGCGTACACACCGACCTACCGGGGCTTCGACTCGCACTTTGGCTATCTCGGCCCGTACATCGACTATTGGGACCACAGCTTGCAGATGAACGAG ACATCTGCCCGCGGTTTGGACATGCGACGCAACACCGCCGTCAACTACGACGCGAACGGAACGTATGCGACCGATCTGTTCAACGACGAAGCCGTCCGTCTAATCGATTCCCACAACAGAAGCAAACCCCTGCTCCTGGTGCTCACCCATCTTGCCCCGCACACCGGCAACGAGGACGATCCGCTGCAGGCGCCAGCAGATGAGATTGCCAAATTCGACTACATTCAGGATCCGAAGCGTCGCACGCTGGCAG CCATGGTATCGCGGATTGACACGGGCGTTGGGCGGATCTATCGAAGCTTGGAGAGGCGCCGCATGCTCAACAACACCATCATACTGTTTTACGCCGACAATGGTGCCCCGACGCTGGGAATTCATGCCAATTCCGGCTCCAACTATCCACTGCGTGGG CAAAAGTATTCACCCTGGGAAGGAGCAGTCCGTGGTGCGGCACTGATATGGAGCCCTCTGCTACCCCGGAAGCGTGTAGTGTCCGAGCAGTGGATTCACGTTAGCGATTGGTTGCCCACACTTGGTCATGCGGCTGGCATCCAGTCTATCCCAGCTGGCGGTCCGATCGATGGCCAGAACCAATGGCTAACGTTGCAATCGGCGTCAGTCGATGGTCGCACGGTGGTGATGCATAATGTCGATCGTCGATATGGCTACCGCAGCTACATGAAACAGGGCTGGAAGTATATCAATGGAACTACTGCGCGAGGGATTTATGATGGATGGTTAGGGCAGCTGTCCGACCAAGAAGATCAAATCCCGGAAGAAGACTACTTTGCCCAACTATTAAATGATTCGTTTATTGGTGGCTCGATGCTACTTTCCGAAGAGCAAGTACGAGAAGTTCGTCAAAATGCTACACTCCGATGTGCGGAAGATGTTCAAGCCATTCCATGTGAACCGCTTGTAAAACCCTGCCTCTTTAATGTCGTCGAAGATCCTTGCGAACGAGTAAATCTGGCAGACGAATATCCGGAGTTGTTAAAAGATCTACAGTCTGACGTGGAGCGCTTCAAACGGGACGCTCTTCCACCACGCAATCAACCATCAGACAGTAGATCGGACCCAGCCCTACACAACAACACCTGGACCTGGTGGCAGGATGAAAtggacgagcagcagcacatggCACCGTACATCCTGTACCTTGCCGCGGCAATTGAAATACTACTCATTCTTATCGTTTTATGGTGCGGCCACAGGTACTGCACGAGGTCGAGAACCAAAACGGAACCCAAAGACGCTAAGCTGGCAAACAAGTAG
- the LOC121600310 gene encoding arylsulfatase B-like isoform X2, translated as MMKRAGPYLVTLWLLWLGGGASTAHQERPNIVIIVADDLGWNDVSFHGSNQIPTPNIDALAYDGIILNRHYVPPLCTPSRASLMTGKHPMNIGMQDHVIISDEPWGLGLDQKLMPQYFREAGYRTHLVGKWHLGFFRRAYTPTYRGFDSHFGYLGPYIDYWDHSLQMNETSARGLDMRRNTAVNYDANGTYATDLFNDEAVRLIDSHNRSKPLLLVLTHLAPHTGNEDDPLQAPADEIAKFDYIQDPKRRTLAAMVSRIDTGVGRIYRSLERRRMLNNTIILFYADNGAPTLGIHANSGSNYPLRGQKESPWEGAVRGAALIWSRLLPRKGVVSNQWLHVSDWLPTLGHAAGIRIPPNASPIDGQNQWSTLTSSSSGGRTVVMNNAHNEFTYSSYIKRGWKYVNGTSFKGAYDVWLGQLKDGEQISHEDYYKRLIASQSIGSSMQLTRDDVKRLRAKAMVECPSAQGTVCEPLRRPCLFNIVEDPCERNNQANAYPYILRELETDVNGYRKRSVPSRQQPPDSRADPARHNGTWTWWLEGLGTQSPTHNLQQLFSTFQSFMEYFMALFAKVEAKLLAKVHGGKI; from the exons ATGATGAAACGCGCCGGGCCGTACCTAGTGACCCTGTGGCTGCTGTGGTTAGGAGGTGGCGCGAGTACTGCCCACCAAGAGCGACCCAACATTGTAATCATTGTTGCTGATGATTTG GGTTGGAATGATGTCAGCTTCCACGGGTCGAACCAAATCCCGACGCCCAACATCGATGCGCTCGCGTACGACGGTATCATACTGAACCGCCACTACGTGCCGCCGCTCTGCACCCCATCGCGGGCCTCCCTAATGACCGGCAAGCATCCGATGAACATCGGCATGCAGGATCACGTTATCATCTCGGACGAACCGTGGGGTCTGGGGCTGGACCAGAAGCTGATGCCCCAGTACTTCCGCGAGGCCGGTTACCGCACGCATCTGGTCGGCAAGTGGCATCTTGGGTTTTTCCGGCGCGCGTACACACCGACCTACCGGGGCTTCGACTCGCACTTTGGCTATCTCGGCCCGTACATCGACTATTGGGACCACAGCTTGCAGATGAACGAG ACATCTGCCCGCGGTTTGGACATGCGACGCAACACCGCCGTCAACTACGACGCGAACGGAACGTATGCGACCGATCTGTTCAACGACGAAGCCGTCCGTCTAATCGATTCCCACAACAGAAGCAAACCCCTGCTCCTGGTGCTCACCCATCTTGCCCCGCACACCGGCAACGAGGACGATCCGCTGCAGGCGCCAGCAGATGAGATTGCCAAATTCGACTACATTCAGGATCCGAAGCGTCGCACGCTGGCAG CCATGGTATCGCGGATTGACACGGGCGTTGGGCGGATCTATCGAAGCTTGGAGAGGCGCCGCATGCTCAACAACACCATCATACTGTTTTACGCCGACAATGGTGCCCCGACGCTGGGAATTCATGCCAATTCCGGCTCCAACTATCCACTGCGTGGG CAAAAAGAATCCCCCTGGGAAGGAGCCGTACGCGGTGCCGCACTGATTTGGAGCCGCCTTCTCCCGCGGAAGGGCGTCGTGTCGAATCAATGGCTACACGTGAGCGATTGGTTGCCGACACTCGGCCATGCAGCGGGCATCAGAATCCCGCCCAACGCTAGTCCCATCGATGGCCAAAATCAATGGTCAACACTAACCTCCTCGTCTAGCGGTGGCCGTACGGTTGTGATGAATAACGCTCACAATGAGTTTACCTACAGCAGCTACATCAAGCGCGGCTGGAAGTACGTCAACGGAACGTCGTTTAAAGGTGCTTACGATGTGTGGTTGGGGCAGCTGAAGGACGGTGAGCAGATATCGCACGAAGACTATTACAAACGGCTGATCGCTTCACAGAGCATTGGTTCCTCGATGCAGCTCACTAGGGACGACGTTAAACGGCTTCGTGCCAAAGCGATGGTAGAATGTCCAAGCGCCCAAGGAACTGTTTGTGAGCCGCTCAGGCGTCCCTGCCTGTTTAACATTGTTGAAGATCCCTGCGAGCGTAACAATCAAGCCAATGCCTATCCATACATTTTACGGGAGCTTGAAACTGATGTTAATGGCTATAGGAAGCGCAGCGTTCCATCGCGCCAGCAACCGCCGGACAGTAGGGCCGATCCGGCGCGACACAATGGCACCTGGACGTGGTGGCTGGAGGGATTGGGCACGCAATCGCCGACCCATAATTTGCAGCAGCTTTTCAGCACTTTTCAGAGCTTTATGGAATATTTTATGGCACTGTTTGCTAAGGTTGAAGCTAAACTGCTAGCTAAGGTACATGGTGGTAAGATCTAG